Within Moritella sp. Urea-trap-13, the genomic segment CATGATACGTTGATAAAAAACGAGATCGCGTTTTAGTTCGGCATTTTCATTAAACAAAATACGTTGTTGTTCAGTCAACTGGTCTACCAGAATCTGTGAGGTTTGCAGTTCCACTTCAACTTGCGCCTTCACCTTGCTGGTTTCTGTAAAGGCGGTATTAAGGCGTGCAATTTCATCATCTTTCATGGTTATTTTTGCTGCTGACTCCATGCCTTTCAGATAAGAAAAACCATAACCCAATAATATAGCGAGCGCCAATAACACGATGTAACGTGGTTTAATAAACTTAAGCATGTCGGCCTTTTGTCGTGAGGATGGATAAAAATAAAGCGCTATTTTAACGATTCTGCCGATGAAAACAAAGACAAGTTAAATGTAAGTCGCTAAAAATGTAAAAAATCTACGCTTAAACCAATGAACAGGTATAATGAGCGCCTGAAATTTTCTTCATAATTAGTCCCAGACAGTAGATAAAAGGATTGCAGATGTCAAAATCAAGCCAACTTTTCACGCAAGCTCAAGCAATTATTCCTGGTGGCGTTAACTCACCAGTGCGCGCATTTAATGGCGTTGGTGGTAGCCCACTCTTTATTCAACGTGCCGAAGGCGCGCGTATCTATGATGTAGACGGCAAAGCCTATATTGATTATGTGGGTTCTTGGGGTCCGATGATCTTGGGTCATAACCACCCTGCAATCAAATCTGCAGTACTTGCTGCTGTTGAAAATGGCTTAAGTTTTGGCGCACCGACTGAAATCGAAGTGATCATGGCGCAAAAAGTACAATCTATGGTGCCATCAATGGAACAGATCCGTATGGTTAGCTCTGGTACAGAAGCTACCATGAGTGCGATCCGCTTAGCGCGTGGTTACACTAATCGTGACAAGATCTTAAAATTTGAAGGTTGCTACCATGGCCATGCAGACTCGCTACTGGTTAAAGCTGGTTCAGGCGCATTGACATTAGGTCAACCAAGCTCTCCAGGTATCCCTGCTGACTTTGCTAAACACACATTAACAGCAACGTTCAATGATCTAGCATCTGTTGAAGCATTATTTGCGGAATACCCAGAAGACATCTCGTGCATCATTGTAGAACCAGTTGCGGGCAACATGAACTGCATTCCACCACAAGACGGTTTCCTCCAAGGTCTACGTACTATTTGTGATAAATACAATGCGGTACTTATCTTTGATGAAGTAATGACAGGTTTCCGCGTTGCAACAGGTTGTGCACAAGCACTCTATCAAGTAAAACCAGACCTAACGACATTAGGTAAAGTGATCGGTGGCGGTATGCCAGTGGGCGCATTTGGCGGTAAACTTGAAATAATGCAATACATAGCGCCAACAGGTCCGGTATACCAAGCTGGTACGTTATCAGGTAACCCAATTGCAATGGCGGCTGGTTTAGCGGCATTAAACGAAATTGACAAACCAGAAGTGGCAGCGCAATTAAGTGCCAGCACTAAGCAACTAGCTGAAGGCCTTAAAGCCGCCGCAGTACGTCAAAACATCCCACTAGCGGTAAACTATGTGGGCGGTATGTTTGGTTTCTTCTTTACTGACCAAGCTGAAATCACTGGATTTGAAGGCGTATTCAAATGTGACGCAGAACGCTTTAAGCAGTTCTTCCACCTGATGTTGGCTGAAGGTGTTTACCTTGCACCATCAGCATTTGAAGCCGGTTTCTTATCTACTGCGCATACCGCGGCAGATATTGAAGCAACAATTGCAGCTGCTGAACGTTGTTTTGCTAAACTAGCGTAACAATTCCACCGTTAAAAGTATGATGAAAGTACCATTTTCATGATTTAATTAAGCCCTATCTTAGGGCTTTTTTGTGCCTTTTTTTTACCTCGTAAAAGTACTAGGCAAAAATAAGTTCAACTACTTTGGTTAAAATGCCATAAATAACGTATTAAACATGATAATTTAACTGCAAAATGTATAATAGCCGACAAAAATAACCGTATATCAATGGTTTTATAAAAACTAATATTAGCGCTAAACTTTTTGCCGCACCGGCCGAAAGTATTAACAGTGAGTTGATAGCATTAGGATTTAATGAATAAATGTCTAATACTTATTAACCAAAGACGCTTGCTGTTACTGTTGCGCAAAATAATTACATAGATGAACATGGACTCATTATGAAAAAACAACTACTTGCACTAACTCTTCTTACCGGTCTTTCAAACAACGTTATGGCTGATGTTATTGGTACCTATTTTGGTGCGGACGTATGGCAATCAGGTGTTGATGGTACCCTTAGCTACAAAGGCAATGATCTTGCAGCTACTGGTTATGAAGATACTTACAACTACCGTATGTATGTGAAAGTGGAACACCCGATTCCATTAATTCCAAATGCAGCACTAAGCTTCTCGAATGTAGATGTTGAAGGCTCTTCAGCGAACGAAAATGTTAACTTAAAAACGGTTGATTTCACCCTGTACTATGAATTCCTAGACAATGACATTGTATCACTTGATGCCGGTGTTACATGGCGTCAACTGAACGGTACTTTCGAAGATGGTAGTACTGATGTGTCATTCTCAGGTCCATTACCTATGGGTTATGTTTATGGTGAAGTTGGCCTGCCAATGTTCCCACTTAAAGCGTTCGCAATGGTAAATGCCATTGGTATCACCGGCGATGTATACGGCGATGCTGAAATTGGCTTGGCTTTCATGTTAAACCCAGGTTATGTACTAGATTGGTCTATCCGTGCGGGTTACCGTATTCAACAGCTTGACTTTAAAGTTGATGACGTGAAAGCAGATGCAACAATTGATGGTGTGTTTGTTGGTTTAGAAGGTCACTTCTAAATACCATTCATCTTTTAAATAATAAGATGAATGACGAAGACAAATAGATAAACGGCGAGCCATTAGGCTCGCCGTTTTTAGTTTTATTACTTTATTACTTTATTACTTTATTACTTTATTACTGACTATATTATTTACTACTTTAATAATAATGATAACTGACTAAGTTAATTCACCGCTAAACTATCCGCACCACGTAATTTCATATAATCGCCAAAGACCGTCAATGCTCCGCTCGACCCCGTTAATGTCGAGGTCTTATTATCATCACGGCCAACCCAGACAGTCACTACGTCACGATTATCTAATCCGACAAACCAGCTATCGCGTAACTTATCGGTTGAACCGGTTTTGCCCGCAAAGTTAATGCCGGGGAACTGCCAGCTTAAACGGCGCGCGGTACCTTGCTTAGCGACCAATGTCATATTATAAATTGTCAGATCGGTATATTTACGATCAAAACGACGGTTACCTTTTAAGTCTTGTTGATAAACCAAATCGCCGTCTTCATCAACCACAGCAACCAGCGCTGTCAACTTATGGTATTCACCTGCGGTCGCAATCGTTTGATACATTTGAGATACTTGAAACGGTGACATATTTAACGCCCCGAGTAACATTGACGGGTAGTGATTATCGACTTTTTTAACGCCCAGACGTTTTAAACTTTCAATGACATTATCAACCCCAAGCGCCATACCTAAATTAACCGTTGGTACGTTCAGCGACTGCATCAAGGCTTGATATAACGGCACTTCACCACGGTATTTTCGGTCATAATTTTTTGGTTGCCAATTATTACCGTACTGGTTATTTAAGCGCAGCGGTTTATCTTCTAACGGTGAGTTAAGGTCATAACCTTGTTCAAACGCGGTTAAATAAATCGCAGGTTTAACCACAGAACCAATCGAACGCGAGGCATCAAGCGCCCGGTTAAAACCCGCATACTGGGTATTACGTCCACCGACAAGTGCAGTCACTCGACCATATTGGCGATCTGTTACTACCATTGCCGTTTCTAGTCCGGAGATGTGACGGGCTTTCTCTAAGCGCGGTAGACTTTCACTAATCGCGGTTTCTGCAGCACGCTGCGCGAGTGGATCTAAACTGGTAAATATTTTTAATCCCGATTGATCATAGAGTGCCTCACCAAACGTGGTTTTTAACTCTCTACGCAGCAATGACATAAATGCCGGCGCTTTCGATACGCTCATGTGGCCACGCGGTATAATCCCCAACGGACGCGCAATTGCCGCACGATATTCAGCGGTACTGATTTTACCGTTTTTAGATAATAAGCGGATGATCATGTCACGACGTTCAAGCGCACGTTCCGGATAACGCCATGGGTCATAAAACGACGGGCCTTTAACCACTGCCACCAAAAACGCCATTTGGTCTATGCTCAATTCCGGTACCGGTCGACCAAAATAAAAGTAACTCGCTAAACCAAAACCATAGACACCATCACTGTAATTTTGGCCTAAATACACTTCATTAAGGTAACCACTTAATACCGCATCTTTACTTAAACGATAGTTAATTAATAGCGCCATGTAGGCTTCGTTAAACTTACGCCAAAAGCTACGTTGACGGGTTAAGAAAAAGTTTTTCACTAATTGCTGAGTTAAAGTACTACCACCTTGCACTGTGCGTCCAGCATTCATATTGGCAAATGCAGCTCGTACAATCGCCACAGGAGATACACCGCTGTGATGGTAGAAATTACGGTCTTCCACTAGCAATAAGGTGTCTACTAACAGTTGTGGGTAGTTCTGTAATTCCACCAAGATACGGTCTTCTTGATTAGGTGCTTGTAAAGTATCAAGCAACATAGGATCAAGATTGACGGAATTAAGGTGTTTACCGGTTTGCTGATCGCGAATACTGACTAAGCGGTTATCTGCAAAGCTTAAAAATAGCGCCTGATCAGGTTCGGTACCATCGAGATAAGTAAAGCTTCGGCGCAATAATTCCACTTTAGTCTTGGAGACTGAAAACTGCCCTGCACTGCGTGGTTTAGCTACTTTTAAATAATTCAGTAACACCAATTCTTCAACCAACTTGTCGTGGGGTAAAAACATGCCAGGTGTTAACTCTAAGCTACGAGCATAGATCTGCGCTGGTGTTTTCCAAATAGGACCAGAGAATCGCGCTTGGATCTTACTGTCTAAATACATGCCGTAAAGAACAAAAATTGCCGAAAATGCCAAGCTAAATTTGAACATGAAAATAGCGAGACTGCGTTTCCAAGTTCGATTTTTAGCTTTACTGGTTTTTTTCTTGGTGGTTTTTCTGGCGGTCGTTTTTTTGGCTGCTGGTTTTGTTGCTGGTTTTGTTGCTGGTTTAGCTGCTGGTTTAGCGGGTGTTTTAGCGGGTGTTTTGCGTTTGCTGACCGGTTTTTTGGGAGCATCAGTTACGGGACGTTTAGCCAAGAGAAAGGGTCCTAGAAATTGCATCAAATACGATCTAATACGATAAAATAAAAAAACGTAATAAAGAATAGTTAGTTTACCCTGTTCCCTCCTCCCAACTCAACCGTTGCGAGGCTATTTAAACGACCTTAACCATATATAATTCATTGTCCGCTAGGTCGTCAATCATCCCTGGCGGCTTTACTGTTTGTTGCTTGAATCCCGTATTTTCATAGAATGCGATCGCGTTCTCATTATTGACCATAACGGTCAATTCTAGCAGTGGTAACTGATGTAGCCGGGCCCAGCCGTCAATATGCAACAATAACTGCCGCCCAAGTCCTCTGCCAATACTCGCTTGTTCAATGCCAATAACCACGGATACGCGCTGACTATCACCGCTAATATAACCGGTGATAGCAATCGCAAATCCAAGCAGCTTATGTTCGCCTGCCTCTATCACATACAGCACTTGGGCTGGCGAGTTAATAAATAACGCCAGATGCTCACAGAGTTCAGCGGCACTATTTTGTTCACCCATGGCCAAGAACGGGGTTTCGTCATTCAATTGGCAAAATAATGTGGATAAGACTAGTGCATCACTCACCTTGACTGGTCGAATTACCATGATAAATACGCTCTACTAACATAGAAGATAATAACTGCTAAGCATTAACAACTCACAAATGAGCATTAAGCGTTGAACGTTAACAGCTGAATATTGAGAACTAAAAATTGCAAATTAACAATCGCAGGAAACAGGAGTATCATAGGCATATACCCAAATTACTTCAAGATACCCAATCACCAAGGTTTATTAATGCTCGTAATCTCTAGCAATGTGTCAATTCCCGATTCAGAAATTGATATTCAAGCCATTCGCGCACAAGGTGCCGGTGGTCAAAACGTCAATAAAGTATCAACAGCGATCCATTTACGCTTTGATATCAAGGCTTCGTCATTACCGGAGTTTTATAAAGAAAGGTTATTGGCATTACGCGATCACCGCATCACCAAAGACGGCGTAATAATAATTAAGTCGCAAGAATCACGCAGTCAAGATTTTAACAAGCAGGTAGCGTTTGAACGCTTAGTTGAATTGATTAAACAGGCGACAGTGATCCAAAAGGCCCGTCGTGAAACCAAACCGAGTCGTAATGCCAAAAAGAAACGTATGGACACTAAAACTCAGCGTGGTAAAACTAAAAATATGCGCGGTAAAGTGAGTCTTTAACTTTCCTTCCAAGCCGCATGATAATTACTTAACGCCAGTTTGAATGCCGCTTGTTGCTTTTTCTCAATCGCAGTTGCAATCGGTATATCCGCTGTCATGGCATTCACCGCACGGCCACGCATATGTAGTTCATAATGCAGATGCGCTCCGGTAGTACGGCCACTATTACCTGATAGTGCAATTTTCTGCCCACGTTTAATTCGCTGACCTTTTTTCACTAACACCTTACTTAGGTGTAAGAAACGAGTACGGTATGTTTGGCCGTTTGAGATCTCGATATACAAGCCTGCATACTTATGATTAAGCACACGCGATACCACACCATCGCCAGTGGCATAAATAGGCGTGCCAATAGGTACAGCAAAATCAGTACCATTATGCGGACGTAACAATCCCGTCACCGGATGTGTACGGTTGGGATTAAAGCTGGATGATATACGATATTTACTGCTAACCGGACGACGCACAAAAGCACGTTCAATACTTAATCCCGCTTCATCATAATAAGCACCTTCATACAAGTAGGCACTAATATTACGACTACGGTTATTAATACTCACCGCGTCAATACGATTTTCACCAGTACGTTCGTCACCTATATATTGACGCGATACCAATACTTTGAAAGTATCACCACTACGTAAATCACGGCTAAAATTAATTTTGTCTTTTAATAAGCTGGCAATAAATTGCGCTTCAAATAACGATAACCCGGCTGTTTTGGCCGAGCCTGCAAAACTGTATTCAACCTTACCAATATAACTGTGCTCACGCCATTCACCATCAAGGGTTATTTGCTCGAACTCAAAACCATTATCACCCGAACGTTTATAGACCACTTGATGCGCGAGACTAATTTGTAATTCAAGGCGCGTTAACTCACCTTCAAACTCGGTAAAGACTAAGGTTTGTCCCGGTTTAATACTGTCTAATGCCAGTACGTTTAAATCCACTTCCAGAATTTGGTATAAACTAGTTTGGCTTAAATCTAATTGCGCAAAAATAGCCCCTAAAGTGTCACCCTTTTGGATCACGTAGTTAATTGTTTTTGGATACGCCTTTGCCAATTCTGCCGCGATTGATGCCACCGCTGATTCAGTCACCGTTGCGCCCTGTGCATTGGCGTCATAAAGGGGTGATTCTGGGTCATAGGTAAGATCAGTTGCCACAGGTATCGCGCTATCAACCGATGCTGTAGATGCAGTTTCTGATACTGGCTCAGATAACAGTTCAGGTGCTGGCTCTTTATTAGATTTTTGATTAGATAGTAGCGCCGCACTTGTTATTTGCGGATCCTCTGCTGTCATAGGCGCAGCCTTTATCTCAGCACTTGCCTCGACTTTATCACCCACAGGTAATAGCGCGACAATGCCCAGCAATACGCTGGTTAATAGCACCCACATCAGTACTAGTTGTAATTTATTGTTCTTAATTGACGACATTAATGAATACCCAATACTCGTTCAAAATAGCCGTAATTAGCATAATAAGGCCGAAATGGTATACCACAATAAAACAAAGGCATAGTATAGATAGCGTAAAAGTGTGTAAATCAGTTGAAAAATTTGAATTCAGCAATTAGTTAATCACAACATAGCTAGGATCTATTTGGAAAATGCCCAGTACTATGAATAGATTACCAACAATCGTTAACCAAAAAATGCGCTTGAAGCTAATCTTACTTATTTTATGCGAAAACAATTTTTGGCCGAGCAGCGCGCCAGGCCAACCGCCTAACAATGCCAGTAAGTGTAATGTTCGCTCAGGCGTGCGCCATGCTTGTCGCTTCGCAGCCCATTTGTCTTTGCCATATACCAGCAGCGTGATGATGCTTAATACTACATAGCTGTAACCTAGCCATACCAACATGTCATTATCCCCTTAAGTTCAAACTAGCTCTGAAGTCGATACCATTTCAAATATAAAAATCGCAGATACAAAAACGGCAAGCGCGATGCTTGCCGTATTAATCTACCTAATTATAACCTGCTCTACCAGTCTGTTTAACACAATAGTCGTTTTCAACGTTAGTAAGCAGTAGCGTTTACCACTGATCGGCAGCCCACTGTTGTTGCTCGTCAGCATCCATAAAGCTCCATGCTAATATACGGCTGACTTTTTGGCCTTGTGACATAGGTATCACGCGGATTTGTTTTACATCTAGCGTATTTAAATATTCTTCAAGTTCTTCGATATGTTCGCCCTTTGAGATAAGGCTGGTAAACCAACATACTTGCTCAGTAAAGTCTTTACTCTCTTTGGCCATGTCTTTCACAAAACGAAGTTCGCCACCTTCACACCAAAGTTCCGAGTGCTGACCACCAAAGTTCAACTTAGTGGTATTGGTTGGCGCTGCTTTACCTTTGTGTAAATTGATAATTTTACGTTCAGTGCCTGCGGCAGCTGCTTCCATTGACGCGTGAAATGGTGGGTTACACACAGTCACTGAATATCTATCGCCATGCTTAATCACACCTTTGAACATACTGCCTGGTGTTTTCTTCAAGACAATTTTAATGGCTTTGTTTAGACCTGGATTCGCTTGTACGATGACGTTAGCGGTTTTTGCAGCCACTTTATCAACATCAGTACCAACAAAACCCCAACCGTAGCTGCGATGACCAAGAATAGGATAAATACAGTTAGCGCCTGTCCCTATGTCTAATGCTTTTACACGTTTACCAGTCGGTACTTCGCCATTATTCATTTCTGCCAACAAGTCAGCAATATAGTGAATATAATCAGCACGTCCTGGAATAGGTGGGCATAAGTAGCCCGCAGGGATCTGCCAATTCGGTACTTGGTAAAAATGTGCTAATAAGGCAGCGTTCAAACATACAACGGCTTTATCATCACTAAAATCAACCGTTTCTTCTCCACTCGGATTTTGCGTTATGTGCGTTTGTAACGCTGGGTATGTTTTAACTAAGGCTGTTAAATCATAACGTCCCTGATGTGGATTACGGGGATGCAATGTGGCAATTTTTTTAGTCATGATAAATCTTCTTTTATTTTGCTGGAACGAACACGGGCGGATAATAGCAGATTCCGATTAATTATGGCTGCTTTCCTACATATGTTTTTTAACCCGGCGGGTCGGCATCGCTTCCAGTGGATTATCTGGCCAATAATGTTTCGGATAACGACCCTTCATTTCTTTTTTAACGTCGTTATAACTGCCACTCCAAAAACCGAGTAAATCTTGGGTTATTTGCAACGGACGTTGAGCGGGAGACAATAATTCGATCACAATCGGCACCCGACCATTAGCCACTGCTGGTTTATTCGCTTGGCCAAACATCTCTTGAATACGCACCGGTAAACTCGGGGCATTGTTATCGTGGTAACGTAGTTTAATTTTTGAACCTGTTGGCACAGTAAAGTGAGTCGGTAACTCTTTATCTAAACGTTGTTGTAGTGACCATTCTAAGCGTGATAATAACGCATCCGTTAACGGTATTTTTTTCATCTGCGCAGGTCCCGTTACGCCCGTTAAATACGGCAACAGCCAATTTTCTAAATCAGCAATCAAGGCCGTTTCACTGTAATCAACAAAGCCCAATTCAGGCAGCCATTGGTGTGCGCAACGTAAACGTGTGAGTAAGGCTTTATTTTGCTCGTTCCACGGCAATACCGACAAACCCGCTTTGCGAATACCGGCCAGTACGGCAGTTTGCTTTTGCGCTGGGGTAATATCCGTTAATACTTTACGGGATAATACTAACTTGCCTAAACATTGGCGCTGCTCAGCAATTAATTTCTGGGCTTTTAAATCCCATTCCACAAACGCCTGCTGGCTAAACAGTTGCGGTAACCAAGTTTGTAGTTCCGCGAGATCGATGGCACAGGCGTTATACACCATGGCATCGGCGCCTTGTTCGGTTAATGACAAGTCCGCTACAACCATTAACTCTGCACTGGTTAGGCTGGCGTCGTTCATCAATTTAACCCCGAGGCCGTTACTTAACATATACGGTACATCTGAACCGTGGCCTGCTTGGCCCCGTCCGGTATTATCACGACGCTGAGCGATACGGTCTGGATACGCTAAGGCTAATAACAAGCCAGTATAGGCATTAGTGTCTGCGCTATTATTGCTAGTATGGCTGCTACTTTTGATAAAACTAAAACGCTGAGCCCATTGCTGCGCTTGACGCTGTGCTTGTTTAAAGTGTCCCGCAGCCATTTGTTGCAGGCCAAAGTCTAAATCAAGAGGTAAGCGTTCACTGCCTTCCAACAAGGCGATTAAACGACAAGCTAACCAGCTAATACCCGGTAATTCATCTTCCCATGTTTGCGCCGTTAATAACATGTGCGCTAACCGTGGTGACATACCAAATGCAGCTAATGCTTGGCCATGTTTACTGCAATTTCCCGACGCCAGCGCGCCTAAATCAGTTAACAAGCCTTCGGCATAATCGACGTTTGCCTGCGAGGGTTGATCCAATAACGCCAATTCGGCAAAACTATTAACGCCCCATACCTTTAACTCTAAACAGGTTGAGGTTAAATCTGCGGCGAGAATTTCTGGTTCTATTTGTGGCTCTAAACGGCTGTGGTCTTCTTCGCGCCATAACCGATAACAATGTCCAACTTGTAGTCGCCCTGCTCGTCCAGCACGCTGGGTGGCTGATGCTTGGCTAATACGCTTTGTTTGTAAGCGGCTGACACCAGAGCGTGGCGAGAAACTCACTTTACGCTCGAGACCGGAGTCAATCACCACAGAAATACCTTCAATGGTTAAAGATGTTTCCGCAATATTGGTCGCCAATACAACTTTACGTTGCCCTGCGGCCAAGGGGTTAATAGCCGCCTGTTGCTGTTGTTGCGTCAATTGACCATATAACGGCAACACATGCAGACGTGCATTAACCAGTTCTTGTAACTGTTGCTGACAACGTTTAATTTCACTCACGCCAGGCAAAAACACTAAAATATTACCGTCTTGCTGCTGCAATGCTAATTTAACGGTTGCCGCAATCGCGCCCGGTAATGCTTGTTTAATGGTACTGCGCTTTAAATCCACCGGGTGATAACTATACGTCACCGGAAAACAGCGGCCTTCCGCCGTCAACAATTGTGCATCAGGTAGCATTTTTTGCAGCCCAGCACTGTCGAGTGTCGCTGACATGACTAATAGTTTTAAATCATCACGCAAGCCTTGTTGCACTTCTAATGCAAAGGCTAAACCAATATCAGCATTCAGTGAGCGTTCATGAAATTCGTCAAAAATAATTAAATCGTAATCGCTGAGTTCCGGATCTTGCTGGATCATCCGCGTTAAGATCCCTTCCGTGACCACTTCCAATCGCGTTGATTTTGATACCTTGGTATCGCCACGCATACGATAACCGACATCTTCACCGACTTTTTGCTGCAGTTGCGAAGCCATATACGTGGCAATATTGCGCGCGGCAAGACGGCGGGGTTCAAGCATCAGAATACGGCCGCTGAAGATATTTTCTTGCAGCAGCTTTAACGGTAATAGCGTTGACTTACCCGCCCCAGGTGGTGCTTGCAAGATAACTTGATTGGATGATGTTAAGGCCGTAAATAAGTCGGCTAATACAGAAGTGATCGGTAACGCTGCCACAAAGGCCTCTCAAGATAAAATAAATTAATCAGTAATAGCTGTATTTTACCCTAAAAACACCATCCATTAAATTTAAGTCTATTATTTATAAGGAATAGCAAAAGGAACTTACTATGCGCCTACCGATGCCAATTGTTTTATCTTTATTACTGATGTTCAGTTATAACCTCTCAGCGCTTGCCCATATCGGCTTTTGGTCAAAAACCTATATCATTACCCACCAGCTAACCAATGGTGAAAGTATTGCCAGTGCCAAGCAAATAATGTTAGAAAAAGCACGGATCAAAGCCAGTTTTGATGTGCGTGATTATCAATTAATGAACAAACCAGTCGACCTCACCAACTACAAACAATATGTACCGATTATTCAAGCCGCCTATATCAAGATCACCCCACAAAACAAACCACAGATAGTCAAAGATAAAGATGTCTATAAAGGCCAAGTTTTTGTAGTCCAGCAAATACGGGCAACTTTTGACGAACATTACATTGGTGAGAGTATGGCGATATTACGCGAAAATCTCAGTATCGAAAAAAGCCTGATCACGCTGGATAACGAGTTCGATAACAATTTGAAAAATCTCGGTGAGATAAAATTAGCGATTGCCGAACAACAAATTTCAACGCAGCAAAGCGCGCGTTTAATTCGCCAACAAGATCATGAAGTCATGCAGCTAACATCGGTACTTGATGATGTGAAACGATTGTTTTCAGCACACGGTCGCAGCCCACAATTCAACCTCGCGCAATTATTGAAAGTACGCAGCAGTATTGATACAGACGTCATCGAGCCCATTCTCAATACGAAAGTACAAACCCGTATTACCGACGTTGAAGAACTGAGTAATGGCGACGTAAAAGTGCAAGTTCAAGTGGGCTGGACACTCCCTACTCACCATATGCGCATATTACATAAGTACGTCCGCGCTGCCGATGTCACAGCGCCTGGAGGCAGCTCCACGTATTTAAAGCTATCGCGGTTTTATAACGAAAAAGAACGTGCCCCATCCGCATTATCGGCCAACATTTATCATTACCTTGCCAGTCAGAAAATTTACTTTGATGTCTCTATCGGCAACCAACATCAACGATTAGGGGTGCTGTATCCCAATGGTGGTGACGTAATGAACCATTGCAACAATCCACTCGCACGCGATGCTAACAGCCCAGATAAAACCTCAGTGTGTATCGTTGAGCAATTATTTAACGACCAAAGTATTTTATCGCAACCTAACATCGCCAACCCACTGACGTTCACGCTCAGTGCCAATGAAATTGATGGTCAGCTGAGCGTGAATGTAAAACAAGTATGGCAGAAGCCTGGCGCTGGCGATGAAGAAGATAAACAATGGCGACGAGACTTATCTAAATTCAAGTGATGGATAACAGCAACAATAACCATACCCAGTTTTACCGAGTTACTTACTGACTTAACATAGTCCTACGTATAGCTTTATTGTTGGAAAATTATTATGCTCTCAATTAATGACCAACTAATTGAGCTATAAAATGCAGTATCCGAGCCCGTTACAATCCGCGACATTAATAAAACGCTACAAACGCTTTTTAGCCGATGTCATTCTTGAAAATGGTGAAGAAGTAACAATCCATTGTGCTAATACCGGCGCAATGACAGGTTGTGGCGACGCTGGCGATACCATTTGGTACTCGACATCTGATAACCCGAAACGTAAATATTCACGCTCTTGGGAACTCACCGAAAAAACCAATGGCGATATGATCTGTATTAATACCGCTAGAGCCAATCAACTGGCTAAAGAAGCCATTGAATTAT encodes:
- a CDS encoding sugar fermentation stimulation protein, encoding MRLPMPIVLSLLLMFSYNLSALAHIGFWSKTYIITHQLTNGESIASAKQIMLEKARIKASFDVRDYQLMNKPVDLTNYKQYVPIIQAAYIKITPQNKPQIVKDKDVYKGQVFVVQQIRATFDEHYIGESMAILRENLSIEKSLITLDNEFDNNLKNLGEIKLAIAEQQISTQQSARLIRQQDHEVMQLTSVLDDVKRLFSAHGRSPQFNLAQLLKVRSSIDTDVIEPILNTKVQTRITDVEELSNGDVKVQVQVGWTLPTHHMRILHKYVRAADVTAPGGSSTYLKLSRFYNEKERAPSALSANIYHYLASQKIYFDVSIGNQHQRLGVLYPNGGDVMNHCNNPLARDANSPDKTSVCIVEQLFNDQSILSQPNIANPLTFTLSANEIDGQLSVNVKQVWQKPGAGDEEDKQWRRDLSKFK